AAGGACACGCGCAGAAATGCCCGCAAGGATCGAGGAAGTAGCGCACGCATTTGAAGAGGGCGTAGATTTCCACTTCCTAGAGAACCCGACAAAGTTTATCGGCGATGACAAGGGAAGGCTTGTAGGCGTTGAGTTGCTTACGTATGAGCTTGGCGAGCCTGACGAGTCCGGCAGAAGAAAGCCCGTACCAGTCCCCGGAACTGAACACGTGCTTGACATTGATGCGGCCGTTATCGCGCTGGGCAATGACTCGAACCCGTTAATGGCTCAGACGACAGAAGGACTCAACACAACTAAATGGGGCAACATCATCGTTGACGAGAACCAGAAAACGAGCATCCCGCGTGTTTGGGCGGGCGGTGATATAGTACTCGGAGCCGCTACGGTAATTCTTGCGATGGGCGAGGGAAGAAGAGCCGCCGCAAGCATGAACGAATACTTAGCCGGAAAGTAACAAGAAACATAACAGCGTGAAATTTTGCGGAGGAGTGATTGAGAAAATTGCTTCTCCGTTTTTTGTTACAGAAGGAGAAAAAATCATGAGAGTCACAAAAATTTTGGCGGCATTGTTTTTGTCATTGTTCATTGCGGGGATTTCTTTTGCTGACGGTATAAGCTACACGCACGTACGCAACGCAACAGCACGAATCGAATACGCCGGGAGTGTCTTTCTTGTTGATCCGTTTCTTGCGGACAAAGGAGCGTATCCGGGTTTCGAGGGGACTCCAAATTCCGACAAGCGCATACCGTTAATCGACATGGCCGAGCCTGCCTCAGAGGTCGTAAAGGGGATTGACGCGGTAATTCTCACTCATACACATTTAGACCACTGGGACGAATCCGCGCAAAAGATTCTCCCGAAAGATATTCCGTTTTTCGTACAGAATGCCGGGGACGCAAGGATAATCCGCGAGCAGGGATTCACAAATGTCATGGTCGTCGGGAAAAATACACCCTTCAGGAACGTGCGAATATCTCGCACATTAGGCCAGCACGGGCCGGACGAGCTTTATTCTGTTCCTGCGATGGCTGAATTTGCCGGGGACGCTATGGGATTCGTGTTTCAGTCTGACGGGGCGAAAACTCTTTACGTTGTCGGCGATACTACATGGCATCCGTTTGTTGAAGTCGCGCTTGATACCTACAAGCCCGAAATTATAGTGATGAATACGGGCTATGCTATGGTAAACGGCATTGAAGGGAGTCTCATCATGGGCAAAGATGACATTCTCCGCATGTATAAGACAATGCCGGAAGCAAAAATTATCGCCGTTCACATGGACGCTGTGAATCACACGATGACAAGCAGCGGGGAAGTAAGAGAGTTCACGAAAGCTCACAGCCTCGGAGACCGTGTATATGTTCCGCGTGAAGGTGAGACGCTGAAATTCTGAGGAAATCTGCGGAGGAGTGATTGAGATATTGCTTCTCCGCTTTCGTTACAGAAGGGAGGAAAAATCATGAAATATCCCAAAAGTGTAATTGAAATGCAAAATGAACTCGGAGAGCCTTACGAGATTAAGAATATCGACGGTGAGCCGTGCTTGTACCGCAATTTCAAGAATGGATTTGACCTAGAAATTAGCGGAGTATACAGCAGAAGGCGCAAGGAGAACCGCAGAATTTTTATTTGTCTGTGGTGGATTGGTATCAGGCAGAACAAAACAAACAGCGGCGCACAAATCATAATGCATGTCTCACAGATTCCGTGTAACGCAAAGGCCATTCATACCGTAACGGAAATGCTTTATGAGTACTCAAATAAACTTCTCACGGAAGGACGCTGCATAGATGACAGTATAAAGATTAGTCCTGGCCGTATCGACTACGAGGAATTAATTTCGCAGGGAAAATTTTAGGAGGAAACAAAATGCCATCAGGAAATATAGCAGTCATTGAGTCCGCAAAACTCTCAGGCGAATACGACAAGCGTTATGTTGTTGTCGACAAAGACTCCGGCGAAATTTTAGACGATGCGCAAGGTTACGGCTACAAGAGCATTCAGAAAGCATACGCGGCTTATTCCTACAAGACACGCGACAGGAGCAAAGACGCAGAGAAACGCGCAAAGAAGAAGCACATTCTCACATGGCTGAAGGAACATAAAGAATTTGCCGGGCTGATGGAGGCAGTAGCTTTTGACTCCGTGAAATGTGGCGAGCCATTCAACGCGGCGACGGTCAAGCAATTGCTGAAGGAAAATAATCTTGACCCTGATTTTACCGCCGGGGAGTTATTGCGGACGTGGAAGGCGCAGAACTGATGAGGAAAATTTTTCTGTCAGCAGTGATTTCTGTCGCGTTCATTTCCGTCTCACACGCTGAGGAAACATATGACCCTCAGCACACAATGTTAGCCCTGAATATGGCGGTCGTATCAGTCCACAGGATATTATCCGCGCAGGACAGAATCATTCTTGACGCAGAATATCAGAACATCATCAACAATCTCAGCATAGGCAATATACGCTCAGACCCCGAAATCACAGACCTTTACCGCAAACTTTTAGACGTTTCGCACAGCAAGAGACTCCGACAGGACGAGGCTGCCGAAATCCGCAAGCGTTATGACGCTCAGAGCAGCAACAGAATCAAGCACGCACTCACGGAAATGTCCGAAATCGGGCGGGGAGTCCTAGCAGGTGATGAGAACGCCGGAAAATTTTTCGTGGGACTTGGGCGGCTTCTCTCTGCCTGCACCGCAGGTTACTTCAGGGACAAATCAGACAGAGTGAATCAGGCTGTCAATCTCAGCGCAGAATTGTTCCGGCTCAAAGCTGAGGACATGACAGACTTCAACGAGCTACAGAAGCAGCTGCTTTCCTCATCGTGGAGGCTGCTCAACAAATATCATCTGCCGGACGATTACAGGCTAGTTCAGCGGGCATTAGATGATTTCTTCAGGGCTGTTGATGAGCCTGATACCCCGTCAAGAAGACTCCGAATGCTGAAGGCCATTGAGGGAGATTTCCGGGTGTATCCGCCTTACTGGTTTTACCGGGCAAGGGCGGCACTTGATGACGGTGATAATTACGAGGCGGAGAAATGTTTTGACCGCTTCAATGAAGTTTGGCGGCCAGTGTTACGCAAAGACCCGTACAAACTTGAGGCCGTAAAGCACAGTATAAATATCCTGCTGAATGACGGAGTGAACGATGACGAGTCGCGGAAAAATATTCTTGAGCTTGCTGAAATCATGCGTGAAAACACATTGCGCGAGGATTGGACGAATAATCTTTTTGCCTCTGCCCTGTATTATTCGCTCGGTGAAAAGGACAAGGCAATAAAGTGCGCGGAGATTAATGTAGATTTCGGCTATGAGTATGAATTAAGCTCGGCCATGCTTGAACAAATGCGGGCTGATGTTGATTTCCCCCTTCTGCCTGAAGACACATT
This region of Synergistaceae bacterium genomic DNA includes:
- a CDS encoding MBL fold metallo-hydrolase → MRVTKILAALFLSLFIAGISFADGISYTHVRNATARIEYAGSVFLVDPFLADKGAYPGFEGTPNSDKRIPLIDMAEPASEVVKGIDAVILTHTHLDHWDESAQKILPKDIPFFVQNAGDARIIREQGFTNVMVVGKNTPFRNVRISRTLGQHGPDELYSVPAMAEFAGDAMGFVFQSDGAKTLYVVGDTTWHPFVEVALDTYKPEIIVMNTGYAMVNGIEGSLIMGKDDILRMYKTMPEAKIIAVHMDAVNHTMTSSGEVREFTKAHSLGDRVYVPREGETLKF
- a CDS encoding sel1 repeat family protein, whose amino-acid sequence is MRKIFLSAVISVAFISVSHAEETYDPQHTMLALNMAVVSVHRILSAQDRIILDAEYQNIINNLSIGNIRSDPEITDLYRKLLDVSHSKRLRQDEAAEIRKRYDAQSSNRIKHALTEMSEIGRGVLAGDENAGKFFVGLGRLLSACTAGYFRDKSDRVNQAVNLSAELFRLKAEDMTDFNELQKQLLSSSWRLLNKYHLPDDYRLVQRALDDFFRAVDEPDTPSRRLRMLKAIEGDFRVYPPYWFYRARAALDDGDNYEAEKCFDRFNEVWRPVLRKDPYKLEAVKHSINILLNDGVNDDESRKNILELAEIMRENTLREDWTNNLFASALYYSLGEKDKAIKCAEINVDFGYEYELSSAMLEQMRADVDFPLLPEDTLRAVKLSRLTEGMNDSDREAALILADYFDDRGEYYESLRENNSPLSRHALRLITQAEACASLLSPLPSEESKRGARFAEILRLAEISGDVSCYSRALNLIRDYADGGNVPASAFLADMYNYGLGVSRDSFMALKYYRIAGFGGDIYSQNMCVSIMLTSQDYTSQPEKPKQPSPDEIHAEAMRLYNAKQYTEALEMFRQSAEMGNSSSEYMIGRMHEHAQGVSRNLDTAKEHYTKAAEMGHSGAKKALKRLAGKNSWWWPF